One Cucumis sativus cultivar 9930 chromosome 1, Cucumber_9930_V3, whole genome shotgun sequence DNA segment encodes these proteins:
- the LOC101203296 gene encoding sister-chromatid cohesion protein 3 codes for MEGAGAAAAPISSGPTTRRSKRTRAQTVPAEVQPTYEDGGGADNNDRTSDASGQADRDSSPENFEESRPPRTKRHRLEGTSNAAHEVSEQSLIDVIKGNGKFIPQVVKRWVERYEKDPKTSMVELLATLFEACGAKYHIKGDFLEETDVDDVVVALVNLAKRGEVEDYQSSKRKEFKSFKDNLESFWDHLVHECQHGPLFDQVLFDKCVDYIIALSCTPPRVYRQVASLMGLQLVTSFIGVAKMLGVQRETTRRQLDAEKKKRVEGPLVESLNKRFSMTHENITVLEEMMRKIFTGLFVHRYRDIDPNIRMSCIQSLGIWILSYPSLFLQDLYLKYLGWTLNDKNAGVRKVSVLALQNLYEVDDNVPTLSLFTERFSNRMIELADDIDVSVAVCAIGLVKQLLRHQLLADDDLGPLYDLLIDDPPEIRHAIGALVYDHLIAQKFTSSQSSRRGDGNNSSEVHLGRMLQILREFSTDPILSIYVVDDVWEYMNAMKDWKCIVSRLLDENPRSELTDEDATNLVRLLSASIKKAVGERIVPATDNRKQYFSKAQKEVFESNRRDITVAIMKNYPVLLRKFMADKAKVPSLVEIIIHMNLELYSLKRQEQNYKNVLQLMKEAFFKHGDKEALRSCMKAINLCCTESRGELQDFSRNKLKELEDELFAKLKHAMRELEDGGDEYSLLVNLKRLYEFQLSRPVPMESIYGDIMMILQKFRSMDDEVVCFLLLNLYLHLAWSLHSIINSETVSIESLSSLLNKRNALLEHLDQYLNDPTEVCKSGNQLAYRVCTILAEMWFLFRKENYSSTKLERLGYCPDASTVKNFWRLCERQLSISDECEDEGASKEYVEETNKDAIMIAASKLVASDTVSKEYLGPAIISHFLIHGTSVADIVKHFIAMLKKKDDNIPNIFLEAMKRAYHRHTVELSTNSDGPSTGKSFLECRELAARLSGTYVGAARNKHRLDILKIVKDGIEHAFSDVPKNLSFLECAILHFVSKLSTPDILEIIKDVQNRTGNINTDEDPSGWRPYHTFVDSLREKYAKSDGLQDEKEGNSTRRRGRPRKKHNLQGKRLFDEQSTSEEEESISASDHEDVHDEEKQDEEDEEEVPLIHSIRSSSKLRSLRISREEKKGTSTGKAAGLPST; via the exons ATGGAGGGTGCTGGTGCTGCTGCTGCTCCTATTTCTTCTGGACCGACCACTCGTCGCTCG AAAAGGACTCGGGCTCAGACTGTACCCGCCGAAGTTCAACCTACCTATGAAGATGGTGGTGGTGCCGACAACAATGACAGGACCAGCGATGCTAGCGGCCAGGCCGACCGAGATAGCTCACCTGAAAACTTTGAGGAGTCTCGGCCTCCTAGAACTAAGCGGCATCGATTGGAAGGCACTTCGAATGCTGCACATGAAGTTTCCGAGCAGAGTCTGATTG ATGTTATAAAAGGAAATGGGAAATTTATTCCTCAAGTTGTTAAGCGTTGGGTGGAGAGGTATGAAAAAGATCCAAAAACTTCAATGGTCGAGCTCCTGGCAACGCTGTTTGAg GCATGTGGAGCTAAATACCATATCAAGGGTGACTTCCTGGAGGAGACTGATGTTGATGATGTTGTTGTTGCACTTGTTAATCTCGCTAAAAGG GGTGAAGTTGAAGACTATCAAAGCTCTAAAAGGAAGGAGTTCAAAAGCTTCAAAGATAATCTCGAGTCATTCTGGGACCACTTGGTCCATGAGTGCCAACATGGGCCTTTATTTGATCAGGTGTTATTTGATAAATGCGTGGACTACATAATTGCATTATCATG TACTCCTCCAAGGGTTTATCGTCAAGTAGCTTCATTGATGGGTCTACAACTCGTTACATCTTTCATTGGTGTTGCCAAAATGCTTGGTGTTCAACGTGAAACTACTCGTAGACAGTTAGATGCTGAAAAGAAGAAACGAGTTGAGGGACCTCTTGTGGAGTCTTTAAATAAAAGGTTTTCTATGACTCATGAAAATATCACAGTGTTGGAGGAAATGATGCGCAAGATTTTTACAGG GTTATTTGTGCATCGCTATCGTGACATTGATCCAAACATTAGAATGTCGTGCATACAATCATTAGGAATATGGATTTTGTCCTACCCATCATTATTTTTGCAGGATTTATACTTAAAGTATCTTGGGTGGACATTGAATGATAAA AATGCTGGAGTCAGAAAAGTTTCTGTTCTTGCATTGCAGAATCTTTATGAGGTGGACGATAATGTGCCAACACTTAGTCTTTTCACTGAGAGGTTTTCTAATCGGATGATTGAATTGGCAGATGACATTGATGTTTCTGTGGCTGTGTGTGCCATAGGACTTGTTAAACAACTGCTAAG ACATCAACTTTTAGCAGACGATGACTTAGGTCCCCTTTATGATTTACTGATTGATGATCCACCAGAGATCAGACATGCCATAGGAGCATTAGTGTATGATCACTTGATTGCTCAGAAGTTCACTAGCTCCCAATCTTCTCGGAGAG GTGATGGCAATAATTCTTCTGAGGTTCATCTTGGCAGAATGTTGCAAATCCTAAGAGAGTTCTCAACGGATCCAATATTAAGTATCTATGTTGTCGATGATGTTTGGGAATATATGAACGCCATGAAG GACTGGAAGTGCATTGTTTCCAGGCTCCTAGATGAAAATCCAAGATCTGAGCTGACTGATGAGGATGCCACAAACTTGGTTCGTCTTCTTTCTGCATCTATCAAAAAGGCAGTTGGGGAAAGGATTGTTCCTGCCACAGATAATCGAAAGCAGTACTTCAGTAAAGCTCAAAAG GAAGTATTTGAAAGCAACAGACGGGACATAACTGTTGCCATTATGAAGAATTATCCCGTACTTCTGCGCAAGTTCATGGCTGATAAAGCAAAAGTTCCATCTTTAGTTGAAATTATCATACACATGAATCTTGAACTTTATTCCCTGAAGAGGCAAGAGCAG aattataaaaatgttcTTCAACTAATGAAAGAAGCATTTTTCAAGCATGGCGACAAGGAAGCATTGAGATCATGCATGAAGGCAATTAACTTATGTTGCACTGAGAGTCGAGGGGAGTTGCAAGATTTTTCTCGTAATAAATTGAAGGAACTTGAAGATGAGCTTTTTGCAAAACTAAAGCATGCTATGAGAGAGTTAGAG GATGGTGGTGATGAGTACTCTCTTcttgtaaatttgaaaaggttGTATGAGTTTCAATTATCCAGACCTGTTCCTATGGAAAGCATATATGGCGATATTATGATGATTCTTCAGAAATTTAGAAGCATGGACGATGAG GTTGTATGTTTTCTACTTCTCAACCTATACTTACATTTAGCGTGGTCTCTACACTCTATCATAAATAGTGAAACAGTTTCAATAGAATCTTTGTCATCCTTATTGAATAAACGGAATGCATTGCTTGAGCATCTGGACCAATACCTGAATGATCCTACTGAAGTTTGTAAAAGTGGTAATCAGCTGGCCTATCGA GTTTGTACCATTCTTGCGGAGATGTGGTTTTTATTTAGGAAGGAAAATTATTCTTCAACAAAACTGGAAAGATTAGGCTATTGCCCTGATGCATCTACTGTTAAAAACTTTTGGAGGTTATGTGAGCGACAGCTAAGTATTTCAG ATGAGTGTGAAGATGAGGGTGCTAGTAAAGAATATGTGGAAGAGACAAATAAAGATGCAATCATGATTGCTGCCTCAAAGTTGGTTGCAAGTGATACAGTTTCTAAG GAGTATCTTGGTCCAGcaattatttctcattttctgaTACATGGGACAAGTGTAGCAGATATTGTTAAGCATTTCATTGCCATGTTGAAAAAGAAGGATGACAATATCCCCAATATCTTTCTTGAAGCCATGAAAAGA GCCTACCATCGACATACGGTAGAACTTTCGACAAATAGTGATGGGCCTTCAACGGGCAAATCCTTTCTAGAATGTAGGGAGTTGGCTGCTCGGCTTTCTGGAACATATGTGGGTGCAGCTAGGAACAAGCATAGATTGGATATTTTAAAGATTGTTAAGGATGGAATTGAGCATGCCTTCTCTGATGTACCGaagaatttatctttcctagAATGTGCCATTCTACATTTTGTATCCAAACTGTCTACACCTGATATCCTGGAAAT TATCAAGGATGTCCAGAATCGAACAGGAAATATTAATACAGATGAAGACCCAAGTGGGTGGCGCCCGTATCATACATTTGTTGACAGCTTACGTGAAAAGTATGCTAAAAGTGATGGTTTGCAAG ATGAGAAAGAAGGAAATTCTACTAGACGTAGGGGTCGGCCCCGTAAAAAACATAACTTACAGGGAAAGAGACTTTTTGATGAGCAAAGTacaagtgaagaagaagaatcaatCAGTGCATCTGATCATGAAGATGTACATGACGAAGAGAAGCAAGACGAGGAAGATGAGGAAGAAGTACCTCTCATCCATTCAATTCGGTCATCCTCTAAATTGAGGTCACTGAGAATTtcaagagaggaaaaaaaagggacTTCTACGGGAAAAGCTGCAG GGCTTCCATCTACATGA